The following proteins come from a genomic window of Triticum aestivum cultivar Chinese Spring chromosome 6A, IWGSC CS RefSeq v2.1, whole genome shotgun sequence:
- the LOC123130436 gene encoding F-box/LRR-repeat protein At2g43260, translating into MPQKVRVAASSNGVLPEDMLRHILVRLPAKTLCLFRAVSRSWRSLLSDPLFVAAHKSRHPGPLVVTCTSELCQRGGTIEIMDLSGHVVKRIATSMENARLECTRHLDLICVARNEHRSTRHVINPATGDTFALPSRCAKEHAHVKHFFPQSFDFGQVGSTGEYKAIRCVSIDDSESESSPMLCEVITLDDGRHARWRGKQGPPAPVASNRNKSVVVNGVVYFLLEFRRPTFSGDHVEHGSMALFNLETEEWMGIVQGPMPVRNGGYFSLFMELSLVCLDGFLVMAHNPEYSSLDLWFLMDAEESLWNKRYSIDGQHEILFAQPVEILSDGRIVLSAPGRLRLYNPITKTFTDFEMRNSTFVGTYTGSLLSSESTFTSEAERCTVCGCYGTLETIEPYALCEDCMLHQALLLLQRLEGCAQLDTLSGITN; encoded by the exons ATGCCGCAGAAGGTGCGCGTCGCCGCATCCAGCAATGGCGTGCTGCCTGAAGACATGCTGCGTCACATCCTCGTGCGCCTCCCGGCAAAGACGCTATGCCTCTTCCGAGCAGTCAGCCGATCCTGGAGGTCCCTCCTCTCAGATCCGCTCTTCGTTGCAGCGCACAAGTCCCGCCACCCTGGGCCACTAGTTGTCACATGTACCAGTGAATTGTGTCAAAGAGGAGGCACCATTGAGATTATGGACTTGTCTGGCCATGTCGTTAAGCGGATAGCCACCAGCATGGAGAATGCCCGGTTGGAATGCACACGCCACCTGGACCTTATTTGTGTCGCCAGAAATGAGCATCGTTCGACCCGCCATGTGATCAACCCTGCCACGGGGGATACTTTTGCATTGCCCAGTCGCTGTGCAAAGGAGCATGCACATGTGAAACATTTCTTCCCACAATCATTTGACTTTGGACAGGTTGGCTCCACGGGAGAGTACAAGGCTATACGCTGTGTCAGCATTGATGATTCCGAGAGTGAGTCCAGCCCGATGCTCTGTGAGGTCATCACCCTTGATGATGGTCGCCATGCAAGATGGAGGGGCAAACAGGGCCCTCCGGCCCCTGTCGCAAGTAACCGTAACAAAAGTGTCGTTGTCAACGGAGTCGTCTATTTCTTGTTGGAATTTCGACGTCCCACATTTTCTGGGGACCATGTCGAACATGGTAGCATGGCTTTGTTCAATCTTGAGACAGAGGAGTGGATGGGGATTGTTCAAGGTCCAATGCCAGTGCGCAATGGCGGTTACTTTAGTCTATTCATGGAGCTATCGCTGGTATGCTTGGATGGGTTCTTAGTTATGGCACACAATCCTGAATATAGCTCTTTGGACTTGTGGTTTTTGATGGATGCTGAGGAATCTCTCTGGAATAAAAGGTACAGCATAGATGGCCAGCATGAAATTCTCTTTGCTCAACCCGTAGAAATTCTAAGTGATGGGCGGATAGTCCTCTCTGCACCAGGACGGCTAAGGCTCTACAATCCAATTACCAAGACTTTCACTGATTTTGAGATGAGAAATTCCACATTTGTTGGTACTTACACTGGAAGTCTATTGTCTTCAGAGAGCACTTTCACTTCTGAG GCTGAACGTTGCACTGTCTGTGGCTGCTATGGCACCCTTGAAACCATCGAACCTTATGCACTCTGTGAAGACTGTATGTTGCATCAAGCCTTGCTTTTATTGCAGCGTCTGGAAGGCTGCGCTCAACTGGACACACTTTCAGGAATTACCAACTGA